A single genomic interval of Croceibacter atlanticus HTCC2559 harbors:
- a CDS encoding LLM class oxidoreductase, with protein sequence MTQFESINNAYNSVFKPNELTVGVVVPIENYAQSAVPTMQEHLKRVKYIEELGFKALWIRDIPFNVPSFGDAGQTYDPFTYLGFLAGQTSKIALGVSSIALPLHHPLHVAKSASTIDELSNGRLLLGVASGDRYDEYPAMGISYENRGELFKESFQYIRQLQDNFPTINTKGYGNLQGNIDMLPKANAHKIPLLMTGSSRQTLEWNAEHADGWMNYPRDLYQQQLTIKSYRDLVSSYHNFDKPFMQPMYLDLQKDPNFKPQPIQLGFRLGINYLTDYLDKLRNIGVNHLALNLRFNTMAINTTLEQIIKEVLPEFQ encoded by the coding sequence ATGACACAATTTGAATCTATAAATAATGCATATAACTCAGTATTTAAACCAAATGAGTTAACAGTAGGCGTTGTCGTACCTATTGAAAACTATGCTCAATCTGCAGTACCTACAATGCAAGAGCATTTAAAACGTGTAAAATACATTGAAGAGTTAGGTTTTAAAGCATTATGGATTAGAGATATACCTTTTAATGTTCCTAGTTTTGGAGATGCAGGCCAAACTTATGATCCGTTTACATATTTAGGCTTTTTAGCAGGTCAAACTTCTAAAATTGCACTTGGTGTCTCAAGCATTGCATTACCGCTTCATCATCCTCTGCACGTTGCAAAATCTGCTTCAACTATAGATGAATTGTCTAATGGTAGATTGCTATTAGGTGTGGCATCTGGAGATAGATATGATGAATATCCAGCAATGGGAATTTCTTATGAAAATAGGGGAGAACTGTTTAAAGAATCTTTTCAATATATAAGACAGCTTCAGGATAACTTTCCGACAATTAACACAAAAGGTTATGGAAACTTACAAGGTAATATAGATATGTTACCAAAAGCAAATGCTCATAAAATACCGTTGTTAATGACAGGTAGCAGTAGACAAACGCTAGAGTGGAATGCAGAACATGCAGATGGCTGGATGAATTATCCGAGAGATTTATATCAACAACAACTTACAATTAAATCCTATAGAGATTTGGTTAGCAGCTATCACAATTTCGATAAACCTTTTATGCAACCTATGTATTTGGATTTACAAAAAGATCCTAATTTTAAACCACAACCAATACAATTAGGGTTTAGATTGGGGATAAACTATCTAACAGATTATTTAGACAAGTTGAGAAATATAGGAGTTAATCATTTAGCGTTAAATTTAAGATTTAATACCATGGCAATTAACACCACTTTAGAACAGATCATTAAAGAGGTATTACCAGAGTTTCAATAA
- a CDS encoding SDR family NAD(P)-dependent oxidoreductase gives MSKTIVITGSTDGIGKLTALKLAKQQHNIYVHGRNKAKLKEVISELKEASGNSNINGFVADFSKIEDVKAMAKRINETISTLDVLINNAGVFKSKTAKSANSLDRRIAVNYIAPYVLTNAIISKIEASEAPRIINLSSAAQATVAIPVLKGNEQIAESASYAQSKLALTMWSFKLAQEYPKITTIAVNPGSLLNTKMVKEAYGQHWSSAEKGQKILVELATEEFYKDKSGQYFDNDQGDTKGEFNTAHPDAYDARKVEELITQTEAILESL, from the coding sequence ATGAGTAAAACAATAGTAATAACTGGAAGTACAGATGGCATCGGGAAGTTAACAGCCTTAAAGTTAGCCAAACAGCAACATAACATTTATGTACACGGAAGAAATAAAGCGAAATTAAAAGAAGTAATTTCAGAATTAAAAGAAGCCTCAGGCAACTCAAATATTAATGGGTTTGTAGCAGACTTTTCTAAAATAGAAGATGTTAAAGCAATGGCTAAACGTATAAATGAAACCATTTCAACATTAGATGTTCTCATAAATAACGCTGGTGTTTTTAAATCAAAAACTGCTAAGAGTGCTAATAGTTTAGACAGGAGAATAGCAGTAAATTATATTGCTCCTTATGTATTAACCAACGCCATAATCTCTAAGATTGAAGCTTCAGAAGCTCCGAGAATTATTAATTTAAGCTCTGCAGCTCAAGCTACTGTTGCTATACCTGTTTTAAAGGGAAATGAGCAAATAGCAGAAAGTGCCAGCTATGCTCAAAGTAAATTAGCTCTTACAATGTGGAGTTTTAAGTTAGCTCAAGAATATCCTAAAATTACAACTATTGCAGTAAATCCTGGTTCTTTACTAAATACAAAAATGGTAAAAGAAGCATATGGTCAACATTGGTCTTCGGCAGAAAAAGGGCAGAAGATATTAGTTGAGTTAGCTACAGAAGAATTTTATAAAGATAAATCTGGGCAGTATTTTGATAATGATCAAGGAGATACTAAAGGTGAGTTTAACACGGCACATCCAGATGCATACGACGCTCGTAAAGTTGAAGAGCTCATAACACAAACAGAAGCAATATTAGAAAGTCTATAA
- a CDS encoding DUF4251 domain-containing protein → MKWLVYIVIALSIVGCGTAKEPTIEEQEAYNTLKSFIAEKDFTILSDYARPQASSGLNSLQNSNILGNGNSVAGISLQGNPNYLKVTNDTISAHLPFYGERRIGSGFGSNGAIDFNAQPNNYKVIENDKKRAVEISFDIKGNSELYTINLTVFSNKRTTLLVTSSQRTNIEYTGKAKRTVNESLE, encoded by the coding sequence ATGAAATGGTTAGTATATATAGTAATAGCATTAAGCATAGTAGGTTGTGGCACTGCTAAAGAACCTACAATTGAAGAACAAGAAGCTTATAATACTCTTAAGTCTTTTATAGCTGAAAAAGATTTTACAATACTTTCAGATTATGCAAGACCACAAGCGTCAAGCGGATTAAACAGTTTACAGAATTCAAATATTCTTGGGAACGGAAATTCTGTGGCAGGAATTAGTTTACAGGGAAATCCTAATTATTTAAAAGTAACAAACGATACCATTTCTGCGCATTTACCATTTTATGGAGAACGACGAATAGGAAGCGGATTTGGATCAAACGGTGCTATAGATTTTAATGCACAGCCAAATAATTATAAGGTGATTGAAAATGATAAAAAACGTGCTGTTGAAATCTCATTTGATATAAAGGGAAACTCTGAGTTATATACCATAAACCTAACTGTATTTTCAAATAAACGAACCACATTATTAGTTACAAGTTCACAACGTACTAATATAGAATACACAGGTAAGGCAAAGCGAACTGTGAATGAATCTTTAGAATAG
- a CDS encoding DUF1206 domain-containing protein, with the protein MTNKREYFAKFGIATKGIIYLLIGGLSAMTTLGLGGKETGSLGAFKYLAKQVYGQIILAIIAIGLTGYVFWRLYQTFIDKENNSNNFKTITKKIGFFFSALFYGYLSYTAIKILLNVNSSNGGSFQTLLDSTIGQIALVLIGIGLLAKAMYQLYQVYSGKYKEKIQEFDLDSKRQQLLVNSGQLGLTTRGIVIAITVYLIFKSMLTYGKGNVVNKEQAFQFLKGNFGDVVFISISIGLIAYGVYMLIKAKYSNKLIKS; encoded by the coding sequence ATGACAAACAAAAGAGAGTATTTTGCGAAATTTGGAATTGCTACTAAAGGAATTATATACCTTCTAATAGGTGGTCTTAGTGCTATGACAACCTTAGGCTTAGGCGGAAAAGAAACTGGAAGTTTAGGAGCATTTAAATACTTAGCCAAACAAGTTTATGGCCAAATTATATTAGCCATAATTGCAATAGGATTAACAGGTTATGTGTTCTGGAGACTTTATCAAACGTTTATAGACAAAGAAAACAACTCAAATAATTTTAAAACCATAACCAAGAAAATCGGATTTTTCTTTAGTGCATTGTTTTATGGGTATTTGTCTTATACAGCAATTAAAATACTATTAAATGTAAATTCATCTAATGGCGGATCATTCCAAACACTATTAGACAGTACAATAGGTCAAATTGCACTTGTTTTAATAGGAATAGGACTGCTAGCTAAAGCTATGTATCAACTTTATCAAGTGTATTCTGGTAAGTACAAAGAAAAGATACAAGAGTTTGATTTGGATAGTAAAAGACAACAACTATTGGTAAATTCAGGTCAATTAGGACTTACTACACGTGGTATTGTCATTGCAATTACGGTATACCTAATCTTTAAAAGTATGTTAACATATGGTAAAGGTAACGTTGTAAATAAAGAACAAGCGTTTCAGTTCTTGAAAGGTAACTTTGGAGATGTGGTATTTATAAGCATTTCAATTGGCTTAATAGCATATGGTGTATATATGCTTATTAAAGCTAAATATTCTAATAAGCTTATTAAATCCTAA
- a CDS encoding zinc-dependent alcohol dehydrogenase family protein, whose amino-acid sequence MKAMLIKEYGEQAKFEVSDIQKPEVKTNHVLVKIAASSVNTIDTMIRNMGTDLPLSPATPALLGMDFSGTIEAVGEGVEGFNIGDEVYGCAGGLADLPGTLTEYIVADSKLIAHKPKGLTMRETAALPLVGITAYEGLTRAGVKDGQKVLVQGGSGGVGHLAVQLANYFGADVYATGTGKDQQAIVEQFGATFIDYKTESVESYTSKYTNNTGFDVVFDTVGGANLNNSIEAVALNGQIATTVSLCELDLTPLHFKGAALHVVFMLIPMLHDFKREKHGETLKTLAEISNSGKLTPILDAQTFSLENVGQAYAHLQSGKAIGKVVVENN is encoded by the coding sequence ATGAAAGCAATGTTAATTAAGGAATATGGGGAACAGGCAAAGTTTGAAGTTTCAGACATTCAAAAACCCGAAGTAAAAACAAATCACGTATTAGTAAAAATAGCAGCATCAAGTGTAAATACAATAGATACGATGATACGCAATATGGGAACAGACTTACCATTATCTCCAGCAACACCTGCATTATTAGGAATGGATTTTTCTGGAACAATAGAAGCTGTTGGAGAAGGTGTTGAAGGCTTTAACATAGGAGATGAAGTATATGGTTGTGCTGGTGGTCTAGCAGATTTACCTGGAACTCTAACAGAATATATTGTTGCAGATAGTAAACTTATAGCACATAAACCAAAAGGCTTAACTATGCGTGAAACAGCTGCCTTACCATTAGTAGGGATTACAGCCTATGAGGGTTTAACTCGTGCTGGTGTAAAAGATGGGCAAAAAGTATTAGTTCAGGGTGGTTCTGGTGGTGTTGGTCATTTAGCAGTGCAATTAGCTAATTACTTTGGCGCAGATGTTTATGCAACAGGAACTGGTAAAGATCAACAAGCTATTGTGGAGCAATTTGGAGCGACATTTATAGATTATAAAACAGAAAGTGTAGAAAGTTATACTTCGAAATATACCAACAATACGGGTTTTGATGTAGTTTTTGATACCGTAGGTGGCGCAAATTTAAATAACTCTATAGAAGCAGTTGCTCTAAATGGACAAATTGCTACTACAGTCTCATTATGTGAATTAGACTTAACACCTTTGCATTTTAAAGGTGCAGCCTTACACGTAGTATTTATGTTAATACCAATGTTACACGATTTTAAAAGAGAGAAACATGGAGAAACTTTAAAAACTTTGGCAGAAATAAGTAATTCTGGAAAATTAACTCCAATACTAGATGCACAAACATTTTCATTAGAAAACGTTGGTCAAGCCTATGCACATTTACAAAGCGGGAAAGCTATTGGGAAAGTTGTTGTAGAGAATAATTAA
- a CDS encoding monovalent cation:proton antiporter-2 (CPA2) family protein, which yields MTGSLLFQAIVFLAGAIICVSIVKRLGLSSVLGYLLAGVLIGPYVLGFIGEEGDDILHFAEFGVVVMLFLIGLEIEPKNFWKMRKSILGMGGIQVGLTMIFTYAFFYVMGYTWQVSLVIAMAVALSSTAIALQTIKEKGLMETTFGSSSFSILLFQDIIVIFMLGALPLLSNASSEPTTNDHSNTASLIESLPIGFQTLAIIVSVVLIVLAGRYLIAPMLRKVAKTGVREMLIAAAFLIVFGISFLMEFVGLSPALGAFLGGVVLSNSEFKHELESTLEPFKNLLLGLFFMAVGASINFIVIAKSPFTIGGILLAIIVLKAAVLFITAQVFKLKLDQKLLLTFSLAQVGEFAFVLLSFAFQLHILNQEQIDIMLVITALSMSLTPIIGLLNERLLLPRFGTKESIKRPMDHIAKSQKIILVGFGHFGSTIGRFLRSHGVEATILDQDSNRVDFLRKMGFEVYYGDATRLDLLESAGIAEAKIVICATNKIGVSKAISSIIKEKYPHVELMIRTKNRYDAYELLNLGHENIYRETLDTSLALASDVLNKLGFRKYTLSRQVQNFIKYDETSLRRLAKEPKREEDYIFKARKELEEQEKLLEQDFKRGVVDYDNHWDGEHIRNTLKTSKTT from the coding sequence ATGACAGGAAGTTTACTATTTCAAGCTATTGTATTTTTGGCAGGTGCAATAATCTGCGTTTCAATTGTTAAACGGTTAGGGTTAAGCTCTGTTTTGGGGTATTTGTTAGCTGGTGTGTTAATAGGACCTTATGTGTTAGGTTTTATAGGAGAAGAAGGTGACGATATCTTACACTTCGCAGAATTTGGAGTAGTGGTAATGCTATTCTTAATAGGCCTGGAAATTGAACCAAAAAATTTCTGGAAAATGCGAAAATCTATACTTGGTATGGGTGGTATACAAGTAGGGCTTACCATGATATTTACCTACGCATTTTTCTATGTGATGGGTTATACTTGGCAAGTTTCCTTAGTAATTGCAATGGCAGTTGCACTATCATCTACCGCAATTGCCTTACAGACCATCAAGGAAAAAGGACTTATGGAGACTACTTTTGGCTCGTCTTCTTTTTCTATACTATTGTTTCAGGATATTATAGTAATTTTCATGTTAGGAGCATTACCATTACTTTCTAATGCATCTTCAGAGCCTACAACAAATGATCATAGTAATACTGCTAGTTTAATTGAAAGCTTACCTATTGGTTTTCAAACCTTAGCAATTATAGTGTCTGTAGTTTTAATAGTGTTGGCAGGCCGTTATTTAATAGCACCAATGTTGCGCAAAGTTGCAAAAACTGGTGTTCGTGAAATGCTAATTGCTGCTGCCTTTTTAATTGTTTTCGGCATATCATTCTTAATGGAGTTTGTGGGGTTAAGTCCTGCATTGGGAGCCTTTTTAGGTGGCGTTGTATTGTCTAATAGTGAGTTTAAACACGAATTAGAGAGCACTCTAGAACCCTTTAAAAATTTACTTTTAGGGTTGTTTTTTATGGCTGTTGGTGCTTCAATAAACTTTATTGTTATAGCTAAAAGTCCGTTTACTATAGGCGGTATTTTGTTGGCCATCATAGTACTTAAGGCTGCAGTATTATTTATTACAGCACAAGTTTTTAAATTAAAACTAGATCAAAAATTACTGCTTACCTTTAGTTTAGCTCAAGTAGGTGAGTTTGCATTTGTACTCTTATCTTTTGCATTTCAGTTACATATTTTAAACCAAGAACAAATAGATATTATGCTAGTTATAACGGCATTATCTATGTCTTTAACACCAATTATTGGTCTTTTAAATGAGCGCTTACTACTACCGAGATTTGGCACCAAAGAATCTATTAAACGACCAATGGATCATATTGCAAAATCTCAAAAAATTATATTAGTTGGATTTGGTCATTTTGGAAGTACAATTGGAAGGTTTTTACGGTCTCATGGTGTTGAAGCAACCATTTTAGATCAAGATTCTAATAGAGTAGATTTCTTAAGAAAAATGGGGTTTGAAGTGTATTATGGAGATGCTACACGCTTAGATCTGTTAGAGTCTGCAGGTATTGCTGAAGCTAAAATTGTTATTTGTGCCACAAATAAAATTGGCGTTTCCAAAGCTATAAGTTCAATAATTAAAGAGAAGTATCCTCATGTTGAACTTATGATTCGTACTAAAAACAGATATGATGCTTATGAATTGTTAAACCTAGGTCACGAAAATATTTACCGCGAAACTTTAGATACATCTTTAGCATTGGCGAGTGATGTTTTAAACAAGTTAGGATTCAGAAAGTATACGCTTAGTAGACAAGTGCAAAATTTTATTAAATACGATGAAACTAGTTTGAGGCGATTAGCAAAAGAGCCTAAACGAGAAGAAGACTACATTTTTAAAGCTCGAAAAGAACTAGAAGAACAAGAAAAGCTATTAGAACAAGACTTTAAGCGCGGTGTTGTAGATTATGATAACCATTGGGATGGTGAGCATATACGCAACACTTTAAAAACCTCTAAAACTACTTAA
- a CDS encoding enoyl-CoA hydratase/isomerase family protein translates to MEYKNFQTFSAKQNGGILTVDINFGPVNVQGQEMLADLSSLCLRLERDRSVKVVIFESSNPNYWVCHYDTDLLKDMSIEAVSRQDVQLLDLQVVLERLSKLPQATIAKIEGFARGGGHEMGLALDMRFAARGKAKFMQMEVGMGILPCGGGASRMARQTGLGKALEIILGARDWDADEAEKFGTINKALNPDEIDDYVATLAQRISKFPAESITASKRAIYASIDLPIQEALKEEAYQLFQATSKTPAVKRFQYANDNGAQFNHDNQKNWEQMVIDIQEVN, encoded by the coding sequence ATGGAGTATAAAAATTTTCAAACCTTTTCGGCAAAACAAAACGGTGGCATTTTAACCGTAGATATCAATTTTGGTCCTGTAAATGTTCAAGGTCAAGAGATGTTAGCAGACTTAAGCAGTCTTTGCTTACGTCTAGAAAGAGACAGATCTGTAAAAGTGGTCATTTTTGAATCTTCTAACCCTAATTATTGGGTGTGCCATTATGATACAGATCTTTTAAAAGACATGTCAATAGAAGCAGTATCTAGACAAGACGTACAATTATTAGATCTGCAAGTAGTTTTAGAGCGATTAAGCAAATTACCACAGGCAACTATCGCTAAAATAGAAGGGTTTGCACGTGGTGGTGGTCATGAAATGGGATTGGCATTAGATATGCGCTTTGCAGCTAGAGGAAAAGCAAAGTTTATGCAAATGGAAGTAGGAATGGGCATTTTACCTTGTGGTGGTGGCGCTTCTCGTATGGCTAGACAAACTGGTTTAGGCAAAGCTTTAGAAATTATCTTAGGTGCAAGAGATTGGGACGCAGATGAAGCTGAAAAGTTCGGGACTATAAACAAAGCTTTAAATCCAGATGAAATAGATGATTATGTAGCTACGTTAGCACAACGCATTTCAAAATTTCCAGCAGAATCTATTACTGCTAGCAAACGAGCCATTTATGCCTCAATAGATTTACCTATACAAGAAGCTTTAAAAGAAGAAGCATACCAATTATTTCAGGCAACTAGTAAAACTCCAGCGGTTAAGCGTTTTCAATACGCAAATGATAATGGTGCTCAATTTAATCACGATAATCAAAAGAATTGGGAGCAAATGGTAATAGATATACAAGAAGTAAATTAA
- a CDS encoding multidrug effflux MFS transporter, which translates to MQNQKAQSQLEFVALMASLMSVVALTIDALLPALDVIGAAIGVTDIVNNQLLIIMIFLGLGVGPLIFGPLSDSLGRKPVVYMGFGIFFIGSVICVLANSLEVMIIGRILQGVGLSAPRTISIAIIRDMYSGDYMARIMSFVTVVFILVPIIAPALGKFILDAYNWQGIFYVQVLISILVCLWFWRRQPETLAAEHKKKVSTTVFTEGFKELIKHKRTIIFTVISGFVTGSFMVYLSSSQQIFEIQYQLKDEFPFIFAGLAASIGSAILLNSSLVIKYGMEKLISTSLLAFFVVSVIYVCVFYNSPNPSVWVLLGFFACQFFAIGFLFGNLRAVAMDSVGHIAGIASAITGFISTIMAVPISIFIGRYISGTALPLFVGFSICGGISLLLLFYLKREKRLQLQTGKA; encoded by the coding sequence ATGCAAAATCAAAAAGCACAATCTCAGTTAGAATTTGTGGCTCTAATGGCATCTTTAATGTCTGTAGTAGCCTTAACTATTGATGCTTTATTACCTGCTCTGGATGTTATAGGTGCTGCAATTGGTGTTACAGATATAGTAAATAACCAATTGCTTATCATCATGATCTTTTTAGGTCTTGGTGTTGGTCCGTTAATCTTTGGTCCGCTATCCGATAGTTTAGGAAGAAAGCCTGTTGTTTATATGGGGTTTGGTATTTTCTTTATAGGAAGTGTGATTTGTGTTCTTGCTAATAGCTTAGAGGTTATGATTATTGGTAGAATATTACAAGGCGTCGGGCTTTCTGCTCCACGTACAATTAGTATTGCCATTATAAGGGATATGTATTCTGGAGATTATATGGCGCGCATCATGTCTTTTGTTACCGTAGTCTTTATTCTTGTTCCTATTATCGCACCTGCGTTGGGTAAATTTATATTAGATGCCTACAATTGGCAAGGTATCTTTTATGTACAGGTGTTAATAAGCATTTTAGTATGCCTTTGGTTTTGGAGACGCCAACCAGAAACTTTAGCTGCGGAGCATAAAAAAAAGGTATCGACAACAGTATTTACTGAAGGTTTTAAAGAACTCATAAAACATAAACGCACTATTATTTTTACCGTAATCTCAGGGTTTGTCACAGGTTCTTTTATGGTTTACTTAAGTAGCTCCCAACAAATTTTTGAAATACAATACCAGTTAAAAGATGAGTTTCCTTTTATTTTTGCTGGATTGGCAGCTTCAATAGGAAGTGCTATTTTATTAAACAGTTCATTGGTTATTAAGTATGGTATGGAGAAACTTATAAGTACCTCACTCCTAGCCTTTTTTGTAGTGTCTGTTATATATGTATGTGTATTTTATAACAGTCCTAATCCTAGTGTTTGGGTATTGTTAGGCTTTTTTGCGTGTCAGTTTTTTGCCATCGGATTTCTTTTTGGTAACCTTCGTGCTGTGGCAATGGATTCTGTAGGACATATTGCAGGAATTGCTTCTGCTATCACAGGATTTATTTCAACCATTATGGCTGTGCCAATTAGTATATTTATTGGTCGTTATATTAGTGGTACTGCACTACCTCTATTTGTAGGCTTTTCAATTTGTGGTGGTATTTCTCTCCTATTATTGTTTTATTTAAAACGTGAAAAACGCTTACAGCTACAAACCGGCAAAGCTTAA
- the kefF gene encoding glutathione-regulated potassium-efflux system oxidoreductase KefF, with product MKKILILFAHPKFEKSRANSALINQIKDKENVYVHDLYEHYPNFHINVAFEQELISAHDVIIWHHPFYWYSCPPLMKQWIDMVLEFDWAYGPNGNALLGKTCLNAITTGGSKDVYCSQGYNSFTVEQFLRPFEQTANLCGMTYLPPFAVMGTHTLSDEALQKNCEDYDKLLDLLQDEFHLGAFKDCPFLNDLPQLKNTVT from the coding sequence ATGAAAAAAATACTAATCCTGTTTGCACATCCTAAATTTGAGAAGTCTAGAGCCAACTCGGCACTAATTAATCAAATTAAAGATAAGGAAAACGTATATGTTCATGATTTGTATGAACATTATCCCAATTTTCATATTAACGTAGCTTTTGAACAGGAACTAATAAGCGCTCATGATGTTATTATTTGGCATCATCCGTTTTATTGGTATAGCTGTCCGCCACTTATGAAACAGTGGATAGATATGGTTTTGGAATTTGATTGGGCTTATGGTCCAAATGGTAATGCCTTATTGGGTAAAACCTGTTTAAATGCAATAACAACTGGTGGCTCTAAAGACGTATATTGTTCTCAAGGATATAACAGCTTTACTGTTGAGCAATTTTTAAGACCGTTTGAGCAAACTGCAAACCTCTGTGGTATGACTTATTTACCACCATTTGCAGTTATGGGAACACACACATTATCTGATGAAGCTTTGCAAAAGAATTGCGAAGATTATGATAAGTTATTAGACCTTCTGCAAGATGAATTTCATTTAGGAGCATTTAAGGATTGTCCTTTTTTAAATGATTTGCCACAGTTAAAAAATACAGTAACATGA
- a CDS encoding acyl-CoA thioesterase, whose product MNFHTRKWIKPEDLNPNGTLFGGRLLEWIDEEAALYAIIQLENPKTVTKYMSEINFASSARKGDIIEIGLEPIKYGTTSLTLKCEVRNKMTYDTIITIDTIIMVALGEDGKPKPHGKTQIEYQKDRMAK is encoded by the coding sequence ATGAATTTTCACACCCGAAAATGGATAAAACCAGAAGACCTTAACCCAAACGGCACTTTATTTGGAGGTCGCCTATTAGAGTGGATAGATGAAGAAGCAGCACTTTATGCTATTATTCAACTAGAAAACCCTAAAACAGTAACAAAATATATGAGTGAGATTAATTTTGCGAGCTCTGCCAGAAAAGGAGATATTATTGAAATAGGTTTAGAACCAATTAAGTACGGTACCACTAGCCTAACACTTAAATGTGAAGTGCGTAATAAAATGACCTACGATACAATTATTACTATAGATACTATTATAATGGTAGCATTAGGTGAAGATGGAAAACCAAAACCACACGGTAAGACTCAAATAGAATATCAAAAAGACCGAATGGCTAAATAA
- a CDS encoding DUF72 domain-containing protein, which yields MKFGKVDNPELVDFTLPPDHFETKRVFNNCTVNGKINLYIGCAKWSKTELKDFYPKGTKDELPYYSTQFNAIELNASFYRIFPPEQFKLWKEKTTKGFKFFPKLVQNISHFKRLSEDAQPYLDQFLASVIQLEEKLGMCFLQMPHNFAPKSIDRLEPFLQKFPEDIPIAIEFRHKGWFEDPKVFTALCDILEAFKVTLIMTDSPGRRDVLSMRLTTNTAFIRFNSVNTEQDKVRLDQWMYKFETWQKQGLQNIYLFIHQKINEDHPLLAAYVINQANKKLGTQLSVPTMLT from the coding sequence ATGAAGTTTGGAAAAGTAGACAATCCGGAATTGGTAGATTTCACCTTACCTCCAGATCATTTTGAGACCAAACGTGTTTTTAATAATTGTACAGTTAACGGAAAAATTAACCTTTATATTGGCTGTGCTAAATGGAGTAAGACAGAGCTTAAGGATTTTTATCCGAAAGGAACAAAAGATGAGTTACCCTATTATAGCACACAGTTTAATGCTATAGAATTAAATGCTTCGTTTTATAGAATTTTTCCGCCAGAACAATTTAAACTTTGGAAAGAGAAGACAACAAAAGGGTTTAAGTTCTTTCCGAAATTAGTTCAGAATATAAGTCACTTTAAACGCTTATCTGAAGATGCCCAACCCTATCTTGATCAGTTTTTAGCAAGTGTTATTCAATTGGAAGAAAAACTCGGAATGTGCTTTTTACAGATGCCACATAATTTTGCTCCTAAAAGTATAGATCGACTAGAGCCATTCTTGCAGAAATTTCCAGAGGATATTCCAATTGCAATTGAGTTTAGGCATAAAGGTTGGTTTGAAGACCCTAAAGTATTCACAGCATTGTGTGATATTCTTGAAGCTTTTAAAGTAACGCTTATAATGACAGATTCTCCAGGACGAAGAGATGTACTTTCTATGCGTTTAACTACAAATACAGCGTTTATTAGATTTAATAGCGTTAATACTGAACAAGATAAAGTAAGATTAGACCAATGGATGTATAAATTTGAAACTTGGCAAAAGCAAGGTTTACAAAATATATACTTGTTTATACATCAAAAGATAAATGAAGATCATCCGTTATTAGCAGCTTATGTTATTAACCAAGCAAATAAAAAATTAGGAACACAGCTTAGTGTTCCAACAATGTTAACTTAA